A region from the Metopolophium dirhodum isolate CAU chromosome 9, ASM1992520v1, whole genome shotgun sequence genome encodes:
- the LOC132952379 gene encoding putative fatty acyl-CoA reductase CG5065: MTNFVDFNQVESKMEKSVISQFFNGRSVFVTGSTGLMGKVLVWKLLYSCPGIKNIFVLIRSKRGKSALLRYQEIIKAPLFDSIRKTNKSLLSKLQVVCGDVGLDGLGITQEMKERLISEVSIVFHGAATLNLDASLTEAINLNTSGTLRMLELCSEMKNLEAFVHFSTAFCHVDLDTLDEEVHKSTFDAYNIMRLPSWLNENSIKMVTPHLISPHPNTYTFSKRLAEDVVGDFYPQLPVVIARPSIVTPALKEPLPGWVDNLNGPTGILAAGGKGVLRSILCNSEYTAEAVPVDFAINAVIVIAWKTAISKQKTNVVPVYNLTQHNLNPITWDAVMSKGREETMKNPFELMLWYPTGSLTSNRFIHTYKVICYHWIPAYLIDSILFLLGQKRFMIRVQQKISDGLRVLQYFTLRNWDFTNDRLLALRDSLSEVDRKTFSIDFEKMDMDVYFRNCILGARQYCLKEDPASIPKARKTLKVLYVLDLVVIYLKYALVAWLLYKVYNTFSAVV, from the exons ATGACGAACTTTGTGGATTTTAATCAG GTCGAGTCCAAGATGGAGAAAAGCGTAATATCTCAGTTTTTCAATGGCCGATCCGTATTCGTCACCGGAAGTACGGGTCTCATGGGAAAAGTGCTCGTCTGGAAACTGTTGTACAGCTGTCCGggaataaaaaacatttttgtgttGATAAGATCGAAAAGAGGCAAGTCTGCTCTTTTGCGATACCAGGAAATCATAAAAGCGCCG TTGTTTGACTCCATTAGGAAAACGAACAAATCGTTGTTGTCCAAGCTGCAAGTGGTGTGCGGCGATGTGGGTCTGGACGGACTGGGCATCACACAGGAAATGAAGGAAAGGCTCATATCGGAAGTGTCGATTGTTTTTCACGGAGCGGCCACGTTGAACTTGGACGCGTCACTGACCGAGGCCATAAACTTGAACACGAGCGGAACGCTACGCATGCTCGAATTATGCTCCGAAATGAAAAATTTAgag GCTTTCGTACATTTCTCCACGGCGTTTTGTCACGTAGACCTAGACACGTTGGACGAGGAAGTGCACAAATCGACTTTCGACGCATACAACATAATGAGGTTACCGTCTTGGCTCAACGAAAACTCCATCAAGATGGTCACGCCTCA CTTGATAAGTCCACATCCGAACACTTACACGTTTTCTAAACGCCTGGCCGAAGACGTTGTCGGCGACTTTTATCCCCAGCTTCCGGTCGTCATCGCAAGGCCTTCAATAG TGACGCCAGCGCTCAAAGAACCTCTGCCCGGCTGGGTGGATAATCTCAACGGACCCACAGGAATATTGGCCGCGGGCGGCAAAGGCGTACTCCGGTCCATACTTTGCAATTCGGAATATACCGCCGAAGCCGTGCCGGTGGACTTTGCAATAAACGCCGTGATCGTGATCGCGTGGAAAACGGCAATTTCCAAACAAAA GACCAACGTTGTCCCCGTGTACAATTTGACTCAGCACAACCTGAACCCAATTACTTGGGATGCAGTTATGTCCAAAGGCAGAGAAGAGACGATGAAAAACCCGTTCGAGCTCATGTTGTGGTATCCCACCGGGTCGCTTACATCAAACCGATTCATTCACACTTACAAAGTGATATGTTACCACTGGATACCAGCCTACCTTATCGACAGCATTTTGTTTTTGCTCGGCCAAAAGCGTTT TATGATCAGAGTTCAGCAGAAGATATCGGACGGCCTTCGCGTCCTCCAATATTTCACGTTGCGCAATTGGGACTTCACAAACGACCGACTGTTGGCACTCCGGGATAGCCTGTCCGAAGTGGACCGGAAAACGTTCAGCATAGATTTCGAGAAAATGGACATGGACGTTTATTTCAGGAATTGTATTCTGGGCGCCCGTCAGTACTGCCTGAAGGAAGACCCTGCGTCCATACCCAAGGCCAGGAAAACCCTGAAAGT actTTACGTGTTGGACTTGGTGGTGATATACCTGAAGTACGCTCTCGTCGCCTGGTTGCTGTACAAGGTGTACAATACATTTTCTGCGGTCGTGTAG